The Remersonia thermophila strain ATCC 22073 chromosome 3, whole genome shotgun sequence nucleotide sequence TGCTGCCTCAATTGATATATCCCATCTCCGTACACCTTGTGTTTTTTCGGGGGTTCAAGAGTAGCTTGCACCAGAGGAACCATGACGACGGAATCAAagcccccctttccccccttcACGTGGGAGACGGCCCTATCCAAGGTCAAGACCGCACAGGCTGCCTGGAACTCCAAGTCAGTATCTAGACGATTCTTTGTGGCATCGCCGAGTGCTTTGGTCTGGGTTGCTCTTGGGTTCTGACGATGCGCCAGGGATCCTGAGCTTGTCAAGTTCGCTTACACTCCAGATTCGATCTGGAGGAACCGCGACACCTTCCTCCAGGGCCGCGACGAGATTGTCCAGTTCCTCCGGCAAAAATGGGCCAAAGAGAATGACTACCGCTTGCGAAAAGAACTTTTTGCATTCACGGATAACAAGGTCGGTCTACCAAGCACTGATCCAAAAACAAGAATGAGACGCACGgtcggggggagggcgaagagCCGGCCTCCTGGGGTTGTGGAAAGCGTCCGCTTGGACGGCAACCCCACAACAAACGGCCTAGGTCGCTTATGGTCCCCGTATCTTTCCAATCGCAGTTGCACGTTTCCAAGAACATCAACCGCTCaaccaaccctccccccaagTCCACCCATCATTGGATCTGCCCCCGCTTTCGAAGGCGTTGCCTTTGGTTCCCAAAGCGACCGTCTGATagaaaggagagagaggctgACAATCCGACACAGATCGCGGTGCAATTCTGGTACGAATGGCGTGACGAGACGGGCCAGTGGTGGCGGACGTACGGGCTTGAAGACTGGACGTTTGCGGAAAACGGATTGATGAAGAAGCGGCAGATGAGCGCCAACGATGTCAAGATTGAGGAAGGCGAGCGGTGGTTCAAGGACGGGGTGGATGTTGACTCGGTGGACATCAGCGAGAGACATTGGTAGTCCCgggcaggaggagaagaaacCAATGCGGTCCGCCAATCCTCGGGTCTCCGACTCCCTAGGGCCGCgcccggagccggccgggggGTTCGGAAGCCGTGGTGGGCGGTGGGTGGGGGCCAGCTCCGGGCCACCCTCGTGGCTCGGAGGCCGGAGGACACGGAACCTTCCTCCCCACCCATCACATCGCAGCCAGCCACAATAGCCACGAGAGATCGAAGCAGCACACAGAACAGATAGACCGAAACGGCCTCTCGCGATGACAAATCGCAGGCTGAGCAATGGAAAGAGTTACATTCTCAAGACAAGAGACCAAGGATGAAGCGATTCGAGCCAGCTTGCTCGGAGTTACTCATCTTGGCGATGGATGGCGCAATGCACAATTTACACTCAACACCGAGCTTTATCTCCGGGTTCGCGCTGAGCTTGGCCTGTCTAGATGGTGTCGCTCAGCCTCTCATATGACTGACCCGACCCTGGAGGGTTCTAGTTTGTCAATGCGTGTACCTTCGTGCAGCAACGCGCAAATGGTGCTCCGCTGCGAGGCGAGAGGCTGGATTCCATGTCCAGTCGACCAGTCCGAGCGAGAGCGGACGGGGATCCACCTGAAGCAACCCCTCAACGGGGGGCGAGCACACACCCCGCGCTATAAACAGCTCGTTCCCCGAGCATCACGACATTGGTTGGAAGAGCTGATCCAACGTGCCATATCCATATCGCTCTGGTCAAAACAAacccacaccaccaccaaaccCCTCCCCAAACAATGGCCCCTCTCACCCCCGGCTCCGACTTCCCCCAGGGAGTCACCTTCACTTACATCGCCCCGACGGGCTCCCTCGACCTGACGGCCTGCGGCCTGCCCATCCAGTACGACGCCAGCAAGGGTATGTCATTagctcccccctcccgcccccttTTCGCTCCAACCGATACCCTCAAGCTCCTGGATCCCTTCTCGCTGACATTGGCTCGCCTCGCCTTGCCTCGCCCGACCCAAGAGTTCCAAACCGGCAAGACCGTCCTGGTCGCCGTGCCGGGCGCCTTCACGCCGACCTGCCAGGAGAAGCACATCACCTCGTACCTGGCCAGcctggagcagctgcgcgccaaGGGCGTCGCTCGCGTCATCTTCATCGCGTCCAACGACGCCTTTGTCATGTCGGCCTGGGGCAAGGCCAACGGCGTCAAGGATGAGTCGATTGTGCGTTGTCACCCCCCGGGAGCtagcgaggaggaggaaggagacggaggaggggaacCCCCACCCTTGCTAACGGACCTACAGCTCTTCATGTCTGATCCCAAGGCCCAATTCAGCCACAGCATTGGCTGGGCCAACGATGACAGGACGGGCAGGTATGCCATTGTCGTCGACAACGGCAAGGTCGTctacgccgcggccgacacGGTGCGCGGCAGCATCGACAACtcgggggccgcgggggtTCTGGCCAAGCTCTAAAAGCACCATCTTTTGCATTGGacggggagagagagagaaagagagaaagcaAGGAACGACATCCACGTGGAGGGGGTATGGGGTTCAGGGAAGAAAGTCATTGGAATTGGTTGTAGTACCGCTGGAGTTGGGTGGTGGTAGACGAGGAGGGCTGCTCTTCCATCATCAACCAGgcagacgaaaaaaaaaagacgtcAGTCAGGTCGTTTGACGGTCCGCACCGGTTTCCCCAGTTCTCGCCCTGTGGTGTGCTCTCTGGCATGCTGCTCTGCATTCCCATgagctacctacctacccatGCAAACCGTCCCATCATGCCCGCGTCGTAGTTGTGTCACCCAGGATTCCACGCACCACCGGTTCCCCTCAGACGACAAGTGTTTTTTTTGGTCTTGTCCACTTGTTTTCGAGAGTCAGAACTCCCTCTCCTATCAAGAGAGTTGAGCAGgcgagaaaaagagaaaccGAGTtaccgaccgaccgactCCAGCGATGTTCCCTTCCGGCCAACAGGCGAGACCCCGAAAAGATAAAACCCATTTCATCTATGGCGTTCCTCTCATGTGTGAGATCTCGAGCCTCCCGCTGCCTCCGAAAGAAGAATGTGCGAATCCCCGACTTGCATCCCTTTGCACTCCCAACCCGCGCGACCGCCGAACCCAAAAAGACACGGAATTTAACGGCTCTTGGCAGCCACCTTGACCGGCGCGCCCTTCGCCCCCTGCTTGCCAACGATGCGTCCCTGGGCCtggcccttggccgcggcggcggcgctcttagccttctcggccttcttggccgcctgggcggcagccttcttctccttgctctccttgatggcggcgaggcgggcggcgctccgGGCCTCAGGGCGCATCGAGCGGCGCTCCTTGATCACCTCGAGGGACGCACCGACGATGGCACGCTGCGACTTGACGGTGCGGCGGGTGCGCTTCTTGGCGACTTCCTGTGAGGGGAGTCAGCAACGCCGTTTCCTGGCTCGAGTGTGTGTGCGCATGTGCGTGCCCCGTTCCAAATGCcatcctctctcctcctctcctccggAGTGTCGTCATCTTCCCCAATCCCCTTCTCTTCTCCGtcccttcctccccgtcctcgtcctcctcctcttgtcCTCGTTTCCGGCTCCCCAGGGTGCGCGGCAAGAAAGCGGAGAATATCGTACCTCGGAGATACCCTTGCGGTGTTGCCTCCGGTAGAGGACAGTCCAGGCGATGCGGCGGGGGTTCTTGCGCTGGAGGAAGAGCGACTCGGACTTGCCGTTCTGGAAGCGGAAGAACTTGCTGTCGCCGCGGACGAACAGCTTACCCTGTGATGGAAGACTCGGTCAGAATCGTTTGTCTTCCGGTCGAATCAAACTCCCGCATTGTCCAGTCTATCGTCCCATCGACGAATCCCCCACcccggtcctcgtcggcggtcgTTCAACTCGGAGAGCCGCTGTCGCGTCGTCGGTTTCGGGGACTCGGGAGGTGGGGAATTCGTCGTCGGTTCGTTCTCGCAAAAAGGGTTCAGGTGCGTACCTTGCCGGGGTAAATCCGCTGGCCGGAGAAGGAATCGTCGTAGGTCCTCATTTTGGCGGTGGTTGTCGATTGTCGTTGTCGGGGGTTGGTTTCCGCTGAGGTTCGAGGTTGGTTCCCGGCTCGATTTTGGCCAAATTCTTTGGTGCAGTTGTGGGATAGGGCTGCAATGTGATAGGCTGCGGGAGAGAGGTGGGGCGTCTTTTTCCAGATGTGGCGGTGCTGAATCGCGTCACAGCCGTGGCGCGTTCGTTGCACAAGCCACATTCCAGGACTTCGGGGCTCTCAGCGCGGTGGGAGCTTTCCCTTTCAACCTGGGAAAGACGCCGAAATTTGGTCCGAGAGAAGAGACACATTCGTAGGTCACCTGAGAGCATGGACGTATAAGCCATACATCATCCGTTGTAGGTACCGTAAACAGACGCCCTTGCTCGCCCACGGCGAGCATGTATGTAGATGTCACGGACATGgtcaaccctaaccctagCTATCGGACCAACATCCCCTCTCTCATTCTCCTCTCCCTGAGACCGTTGTTCCTCAGGTCTGGCGCGTGAAAGTCGGCGAGAGATTGAGGGAGAGCTGTACCATGGCGAGCGAAGCAGACGACATAGCCCAGGCCGTCCTGGATCAGTTCCGAAAGCTCCCGGCCAAGCGCAAGCCGGCGGTTCGGGACAATGGCCTCCGGGAGTGGGTGCCCCTGAGCGGCATCGTGGTCAGAGGTACACGCAGCGGCCCAAGTTCCGTTCCATTCTGTTGTCCTCAAGACCATCCTGACCGCGTGATCCGACTTTAGGCCCGAACTTTTTCAAATGCGTAGCCCTGGCGTGAGTGGTGAGCCTTACGCTCTTTACGGACACCCCTCGCTGACGCCCGTCGTACGTAGAACTGGCATGAAATGCCTCCCGGCCGCGAAGCTCTCCCAGGCCAACGGCGTCGCGATTCACGACTGGCATGCCGAGGTGCTCGTGATTCGCGCCTTCAACCGTTTTCTGCTCGACGAgtgccgccgcctggcccaggatccggccgcc carries:
- a CDS encoding 60S ribosomal protein eL24; translation: MRTYDDSFSGQRIYPGKGKLFVRGDSKFFRFQNGKSESLFLQRKNPRRIAWTVLYRRQHRKGISEEVAKKRTRRTVKSQRAIVGASLEVIKERRSMRPEARSAARLAAIKESKEKKAAAQAAKKAEKAKSAAAAAKGQAQGRIVGKQGAKGAPVKVAAKSR